The proteins below are encoded in one region of Pseudomonas entomophila L48:
- the fliQ gene encoding flagellar biosynthesis protein FliQ, whose product MTPEVAVDLFRNALWLTTLMVAVLVVPSLLVGLVVAMFQAATQINEQTLSFLPRLLVMLITLIVAGPWLVQKFMEYFIGLYTSIPQLIG is encoded by the coding sequence ATGACACCTGAAGTTGCAGTCGACCTGTTCCGCAACGCCTTGTGGCTGACCACCCTGATGGTGGCCGTGCTGGTGGTGCCCAGCCTGCTGGTAGGCCTGGTGGTGGCCATGTTCCAGGCCGCCACGCAGATCAACGAACAGACCTTGAGCTTCCTGCCGCGCCTGCTGGTGATGCTGATCACGCTGATCGTCGCCGGGCCGTGGCTGGTGCAGAAGTTCATGGAGTACTTCATCGGCCTGTACACCAGCATTCCACAGCTGATCGGTTGA
- the flhA gene encoding flagellar biosynthesis protein FlhA, with amino-acid sequence MDRTQLISNARNNLAGLGRGNLGVPLLLLVMLAMMMLPIPPFLLDVFFTFNIALSIVVLLVCVYALRPLDFAAFPTILLVATLLRLALNVASTRVVMLHGQEGHGAAGKVIQAFGEVVIGGNYVVGAVVFAILMIINFVVVTKGAGRISEVSARFTLDAMPGKQMAIDADLNAGLIDQAQAKSRRAEVAQEAEFYGSMDGASKFVRGDAIAGLLILFINLIGGMLIGMLQHNMSFADAGKVYALLTIGDGLVAQLPSLLLSTAAAIMVTRASGSEDMGKLINRQMFDSPKALAVSAGLMIVMGLVPGMPHIAFLSLGLLAAGGAYLVWKKQQKAKVEAAQELQRQQDLLPSPQRALETKELGWDDVTPIDMIGLEVGYRLIPLVDRNQGGQLLARIKGVRKKLSQDLGFLMPTVHIRDNLDLQPSAYRLTLMGVILAEAEIYPDRELAINPGQVFGSLNGIAARDPAFGLEAVWIDIAQRAQAQSLGYTVVDASTVVATHLNQILQKHCHELIGHEEVQQLLQVLAKVSPKLAEEVVPGVISLSGLLKVLQALLAEQVPVRDIRSIAEAIANNANKSQDTAALVAVVRVGLCRAIVQSIVGVESELPVITLEPRLEQILLNSLQRAGQGQEDGVLLEPSMAEKLQRSLIEAAQRQEMQGSPAILLVAGPIRAMLSRFGRLAVPNLHVLAYQEIPDNKQVTIVATVGPNG; translated from the coding sequence GTGGATCGCACTCAGTTAATCAGCAACGCCCGCAACAACCTGGCCGGTCTCGGCCGGGGCAACCTCGGCGTGCCGCTGCTGCTGCTGGTGATGCTGGCAATGATGATGTTGCCGATTCCACCGTTCCTGCTCGACGTCTTCTTCACCTTCAACATCGCCCTGTCGATCGTGGTCCTGCTGGTCTGCGTCTACGCCCTGCGCCCGCTGGACTTCGCCGCCTTCCCCACCATCCTGCTGGTCGCCACGTTGCTGCGCCTGGCGCTGAACGTCGCCTCCACCCGTGTGGTCATGCTCCATGGCCAGGAAGGCCATGGCGCCGCGGGCAAGGTGATCCAGGCCTTCGGCGAGGTGGTGATCGGCGGCAACTATGTCGTGGGTGCGGTGGTGTTCGCCATCCTCATGATCATCAACTTCGTGGTCGTGACCAAGGGTGCCGGGCGTATCTCCGAAGTGAGCGCGCGCTTCACCCTAGACGCCATGCCCGGCAAGCAGATGGCCATCGACGCCGACCTCAACGCCGGCCTGATCGACCAGGCCCAGGCCAAGTCCCGTCGCGCCGAAGTCGCCCAGGAAGCCGAGTTCTACGGCTCGATGGACGGTGCCAGCAAGTTCGTCCGTGGCGACGCCATCGCTGGCCTGCTGATCCTGTTCATCAACCTCATCGGCGGCATGCTCATCGGCATGCTGCAGCACAACATGTCCTTCGCCGATGCCGGCAAGGTCTACGCCCTGCTGACCATTGGTGACGGTTTGGTGGCGCAATTGCCATCACTGTTGCTGTCCACCGCCGCCGCGATCATGGTCACCCGTGCCTCGGGCTCCGAGGACATGGGCAAGCTGATCAACCGGCAGATGTTCGATTCGCCCAAGGCCCTGGCGGTGTCCGCCGGCCTGATGATCGTCATGGGCCTGGTGCCGGGCATGCCGCACATCGCCTTCCTCAGCCTGGGCCTGCTGGCCGCCGGTGGCGCCTACCTGGTGTGGAAGAAGCAGCAGAAGGCCAAGGTCGAGGCCGCTCAGGAGCTTCAGCGTCAGCAAGACCTGCTGCCATCGCCGCAGCGCGCGCTGGAAACCAAGGAGCTGGGCTGGGATGACGTCACCCCCATCGACATGATCGGCCTGGAAGTGGGCTATCGCCTGATTCCGCTGGTCGACCGCAACCAGGGTGGCCAGCTGCTGGCGCGGATCAAAGGGGTGCGCAAGAAGCTTTCGCAAGACCTGGGCTTTCTCATGCCCACCGTGCACATCCGCGACAACCTCGACTTGCAACCCAGCGCCTATCGGCTGACGCTGATGGGGGTGATCCTCGCCGAGGCGGAGATCTACCCCGACCGCGAACTGGCGATCAACCCCGGGCAGGTGTTCGGTTCCCTCAACGGTATTGCCGCCCGCGATCCGGCGTTCGGCCTGGAAGCGGTATGGATCGATATCGCCCAGCGTGCGCAGGCGCAGTCACTGGGCTATACGGTGGTGGATGCCAGCACGGTGGTCGCCACGCACTTGAACCAGATCCTGCAGAAGCACTGCCATGAGCTGATCGGTCACGAAGAGGTCCAGCAACTGCTGCAGGTGCTGGCCAAGGTCTCGCCGAAACTGGCTGAAGAGGTGGTGCCGGGTGTCATTTCCTTGTCGGGCCTGCTCAAGGTCCTGCAGGCGTTGCTTGCCGAGCAAGTGCCGGTGCGTGACATCCGCAGCATTGCCGAAGCCATCGCCAACAACGCCAACAAGAGTCAAGATACCGCCGCGCTGGTGGCGGTGGTGCGGGTCGGATTGTGTCGCGCCATCGTGCAAAGCATTGTCGGCGTTGAGTCCGAGCTGCCTGTGATCACCCTTGAGCCAAGGTTGGAACAGATCTTGCTCAATAGTCTGCAAAGGGCCGGGCAGGGTCAGGAAGATGGTGTTCTTCTTGAGCCAAGCATGGCCGAAAAGCTTCAGCGTTCGTTGATCGAGGCAGCCCAGCGTCAGGAAATGCAGGGCTCGCCGGCCATCCTCCTGGTGGCCGGCCCGATCCGGGCCATGCTGTCGCGCTTCGGCCGCCTGGCTGTACCGAATTTGCATGTTTTGGCGTATCAGGAAATACCTGACAACAAGCAAGTCACCATCGTTGCCACCGTGGGCCCAAATGGCTGA
- the fliO gene encoding flagellar biosynthetic protein FliO yields the protein MKGMVRAVTAFAALLVSEAVIAAEPATVVVPAATSGSVSGQLAQMVFGLLLVVGLIFFLAWLLRRMQGTAQRGAPVIEIVGSRAIGPRDRLLLVQVGKEQILIGHTPGSIEALHVLAEPVEVPAGARQAAPEFAQRLLELMGKDHKDKK from the coding sequence GTGAAGGGCATGGTGCGGGCCGTGACGGCCTTCGCTGCGCTGCTGGTCAGCGAGGCGGTGATCGCCGCCGAGCCCGCCACCGTGGTGGTGCCGGCAGCGACCTCGGGCAGCGTGAGCGGGCAGTTGGCGCAGATGGTCTTCGGCCTGTTGCTGGTGGTCGGCCTGATCTTCTTTCTGGCCTGGCTGCTGCGGCGCATGCAGGGTACCGCGCAGCGTGGCGCGCCGGTGATCGAGATCGTCGGCAGTCGTGCCATCGGCCCGCGTGACCGGCTGTTGCTGGTGCAGGTCGGCAAGGAGCAGATCCTGATCGGCCATACCCCGGGCAGCATCGAGGCCTTGCACGTGCTCGCCGAGCCGGTCGAGGTGCCTGCTGGCGCGCGCCAGGCCGCGCCGGAATTCGCCCAGCGGCTGCTCGAGCTGATGGGCAAGGATCATAAGGACAAGAAGTGA
- the flhB gene encoding flagellar biosynthesis protein FlhB, translating to MAESESGQDKTEEPTDKRKRDAREKGEIARSKELNTVAVTLAGAGGLLAFGGQMAETLMTLMRANFTLTREVIVDERSMGAFLLASGKMAIWSVQPVMILLFVISFVAPIALGGFLFSGSLLQPKFSRMNPLAGIKRMFSLHALTELLKAIAKFLVILVVALVVLASDRQALLSIANEPLEQAVIHAVQVVGWSALWMAAGLLLIAAADVPFQLWQAHKKLKMTKQEVRDEYKDSEGKPEVKQRIRQLQREASQRRMMAAVPEADVIITNPTHYAVALQYDPEKGGAAPLLLAKGTDFLALKMREIGVEHKVQILESPALARAIYYSTELEEEIPAGLYLAVAQVLAYVFQIRQYRAGKGKAPEPLKKDLPIPEDLRRDS from the coding sequence ATGGCGGAGAGCGAAAGCGGTCAGGACAAGACGGAAGAACCCACCGACAAACGCAAGCGCGACGCGCGCGAGAAAGGTGAGATCGCTCGGTCCAAGGAGCTGAACACGGTGGCGGTGACGCTGGCGGGTGCTGGCGGGTTGTTGGCGTTCGGTGGGCAGATGGCCGAAACGTTGATGACGCTGATGCGTGCGAACTTCACCCTCACCCGTGAGGTGATCGTGGATGAGCGCAGCATGGGCGCGTTCCTGCTGGCGTCGGGCAAGATGGCGATCTGGTCGGTGCAGCCGGTGATGATCCTGCTGTTCGTGATCTCCTTTGTCGCGCCCATCGCCCTGGGTGGTTTCCTGTTCTCGGGTAGCCTGCTGCAGCCCAAGTTCAGCCGGATGAACCCGTTGGCGGGGATCAAGCGCATGTTTTCCCTGCATGCGCTGACCGAGTTGCTCAAGGCCATTGCCAAGTTCCTGGTGATCCTGGTGGTGGCGCTGGTGGTCCTGGCCAGTGACCGCCAGGCGTTGCTGTCGATTGCCAACGAGCCGCTGGAGCAGGCGGTGATCCATGCCGTGCAGGTGGTGGGCTGGAGTGCCTTGTGGATGGCGGCCGGTTTGCTGTTGATTGCGGCGGCGGACGTGCCGTTCCAGCTCTGGCAGGCGCACAAGAAACTGAAGATGACCAAACAGGAAGTGCGTGACGAGTACAAGGACTCCGAAGGCAAGCCTGAGGTGAAGCAGCGCATTCGCCAGCTGCAGCGGGAGGCTTCGCAGCGTCGCATGATGGCGGCGGTGCCCGAGGCCGACGTGATCATCACCAACCCGACGCACTATGCGGTGGCGTTGCAGTATGACCCGGAGAAGGGTGGGGCGGCGCCGTTGCTGCTGGCCAAGGGCACCGACTTCCTGGCGCTGAAGATGCGGGAGATCGGGGTCGAGCACAAGGTGCAGATCCTCGAGTCGCCGGCGCTGGCGCGGGCTATCTACTATTCCACCGAACTGGAAGAGGAGATTCCGGCGGGGTTGTACCTGGCGGTGGCGCAGGTGTTGGCCTATGTGTTCCAGATTCGCCAGTACCGGGCGGGCAAGGGCAAGGCGCCGGAGCCGTTGAAGAAAGATCTGCCGATTCCCGAGGATTTGCGGCGCGATAGTTGA
- the fliM gene encoding flagellar motor switch protein FliM codes for MAVQDLLSQDEIDALLHGVDDGLVQTESAGEPGSIKSYDLTSQDRIVRGRMPTLEMINERFARYTRISMFNLLRRSADVAVGGVQVMKFGEYVHSLYVPTSLNLVKIKPLRGTALFILDAKLVFKLVDNFFGGDGRHAKIEGREFTPTELRVVRMVLDQCFVDLKEAWQAIMPVNFEYINSEVNPAMANIVGPSEAVVVSTFHIELDGGGGDLHVTMPYSMIEPVREMLDAGFQSDLDDQDERWVKALREDVLDVAVPMSATVARRQLKLRDILHMQPGDVIPVELPEHLVLRANGVPAFKARLGSHKGTLALQIIDPIERR; via the coding sequence ATGGCCGTGCAGGACCTGCTGTCCCAGGATGAGATCGACGCCCTGCTGCATGGGGTGGACGATGGTCTGGTACAAACCGAAAGTGCTGGCGAGCCCGGCAGCATCAAGAGCTACGACCTGACCAGTCAGGACCGTATCGTGCGGGGTCGCATGCCGACCCTGGAAATGATCAACGAGCGCTTTGCCCGCTATACCCGCATCAGCATGTTCAACCTGCTGCGCCGTTCCGCGGATGTGGCCGTGGGCGGCGTGCAGGTGATGAAGTTTGGCGAGTACGTGCACTCGCTGTACGTGCCCACCAGCCTCAACCTGGTCAAGATCAAGCCGCTGCGCGGTACCGCGCTGTTCATCCTCGACGCCAAGCTGGTGTTCAAGCTGGTGGACAACTTCTTCGGTGGCGATGGTCGCCACGCCAAGATCGAAGGGCGTGAGTTCACCCCCACCGAGCTGCGCGTGGTACGCATGGTGCTGGACCAGTGCTTCGTCGACCTCAAGGAGGCATGGCAGGCGATCATGCCGGTCAACTTCGAGTACATCAACTCCGAGGTCAACCCGGCCATGGCCAACATCGTCGGCCCCAGCGAGGCGGTGGTGGTCTCGACCTTCCACATCGAACTCGATGGCGGTGGCGGCGACCTGCACGTGACCATGCCGTACTCGATGATCGAGCCGGTGCGCGAGATGCTCGATGCCGGTTTCCAGTCCGACCTGGACGACCAGGACGAGCGCTGGGTCAAGGCCCTGCGCGAGGACGTGCTGGACGTCGCGGTGCCGATGTCGGCCACCGTTGCCCGTCGCCAGCTCAAGCTGCGCGACATCCTGCACATGCAGCCGGGTGACGTGATCCCGGTGGAGCTGCCCGAGCACCTGGTCCTGCGGGCCAACGGTGTACCGGCGTTCAAGGCGCGACTGGGTTCGCACAAGGGCACCCTGGCGCTGCAGATCATCGACCCGATCGAACGCCGCTGA
- a CDS encoding flagellar hook-length control protein FliK, with protein sequence MPVASNPLLQAGLLGKAARPAASVADKPLQAAGDQGAGFDQVMARQGRDAAPARDDKVSPGASGQAKPKDKVDASSGNKDGNAAPAVADGGKKLPVTDKPPVADGSDEAADSGASALVDASLVAGQVTDAQPGAQLLQAQAEAVAPVLQAAVQPPVPPAPAPVPTPVVEEQPVQAAFDPEVDPLADMPTLRLALEQNAQARGTTSAHAGSARADQGQQAAETNQAPVNTLANLTEKVEAEAGRSEHGEKGFAGLLDDGLKDLKSASSDTRVDDFANRLASLTQAATPKTANAVPVTPSPLQQPLQMNQGAWTEGLVNRVMYLSSQNLKSADIQLEPAELGRLDIRVNVAADQPTQIHFISGHAGVRDALDSQAHRLRELFAQQGLAQPDVSVADQSRGQQQQQQAQQEGSNLSGVAARRAERGEGEPGELADAARPVEQQVVIGDSVVDYYA encoded by the coding sequence ATGCCTGTCGCATCCAATCCATTGTTGCAAGCCGGCCTGCTGGGCAAGGCAGCGCGTCCGGCCGCCAGTGTGGCCGACAAACCGCTGCAGGCGGCGGGTGACCAAGGCGCGGGCTTCGATCAAGTCATGGCCCGGCAAGGGCGTGACGCGGCCCCGGCGCGCGATGACAAGGTTTCCCCGGGCGCTTCGGGGCAAGCCAAACCCAAGGACAAAGTCGACGCCTCCAGCGGCAACAAGGATGGCAATGCTGCGCCTGCGGTTGCCGATGGCGGCAAGAAGTTGCCCGTCACGGACAAGCCGCCCGTTGCCGATGGCAGTGACGAGGCTGCTGACAGTGGTGCTTCGGCGCTCGTGGATGCCAGCCTGGTTGCCGGGCAGGTGACCGACGCCCAGCCAGGCGCCCAGTTGTTGCAGGCCCAGGCCGAGGCGGTTGCGCCCGTGCTGCAGGCTGCGGTCCAGCCGCCAGTGCCGCCTGCTCCTGCGCCAGTCCCAACCCCTGTAGTCGAAGAGCAGCCCGTGCAGGCGGCGTTCGACCCGGAGGTCGACCCGTTGGCCGATATGCCGACGTTGCGCCTGGCGCTTGAGCAGAATGCGCAGGCGCGCGGTACCACCTCGGCGCATGCCGGCAGCGCTCGCGCCGACCAGGGGCAGCAGGCGGCGGAAACCAATCAGGCGCCCGTCAATACCTTGGCGAACCTGACCGAGAAGGTCGAGGCTGAGGCGGGCCGATCCGAGCATGGTGAAAAAGGCTTTGCCGGGTTGCTCGACGACGGCCTCAAGGACCTCAAGAGCGCCAGCAGCGACACGCGGGTGGATGACTTCGCCAATCGCCTGGCCAGCCTCACCCAGGCGGCCACGCCGAAGACGGCCAACGCCGTGCCTGTCACGCCGAGCCCGTTGCAGCAACCTTTGCAGATGAACCAGGGCGCCTGGACCGAAGGGTTGGTGAACCGGGTCATGTACCTGTCCAGCCAGAACCTCAAGTCGGCCGATATCCAGCTTGAGCCTGCCGAGCTCGGTCGCCTGGACATCCGCGTCAATGTGGCGGCGGACCAGCCCACGCAGATCCACTTCATCAGTGGTCACGCGGGCGTGCGCGACGCTCTGGACAGCCAGGCCCACCGTTTGCGCGAATTGTTCGCCCAGCAGGGGTTGGCCCAGCCTGATGTCAGTGTCGCCGACCAGTCACGAGGTCAGCAGCAACAGCAGCAGGCGCAGCAGGAGGGCTCGAACCTCTCTGGCGTAGCGGCCCGTCGCGCCGAGCGCGGTGAGGGTGAGCCAGGTGAGTTGGCCGATGCCGCTCGTCCGGTGGAGCAGCAGGTCGTCATCGGCGACAGCGTGGTCGACTACTACGCCTGA
- a CDS encoding Hpt domain-containing protein, translating into MVDVHIDHKVLSDLREVMEDGYPQLLETFLEDSERRLNQLHEAKDAGELGMAAHSFKGSSSNMGAVGLAGLCQQLEDRVRQVPLYGIEDLINRIDQEYLEVQRFYRNERQRISAG; encoded by the coding sequence GTGGTGGACGTGCATATCGATCACAAGGTGCTCAGTGACCTTCGGGAGGTCATGGAGGACGGCTACCCGCAATTGCTGGAAACCTTCCTCGAGGACTCCGAGCGACGTCTCAATCAGCTGCACGAAGCCAAGGATGCCGGTGAACTCGGGATGGCGGCGCACAGCTTCAAGGGCAGCAGCAGCAACATGGGGGCCGTGGGCCTGGCCGGTCTCTGCCAGCAACTGGAGGATCGCGTGCGCCAGGTGCCGCTGTACGGTATCGAAGACCTGATCAATCGCATCGACCAGGAGTACCTGGAGGTGCAGCGCTTCTATCGGAACGAGCGGCAACGGATTTCCGCAGGTTAG
- the fliP gene encoding flagellar type III secretion system pore protein FliP (The bacterial flagellar biogenesis protein FliP forms a type III secretion system (T3SS)-type pore required for flagellar assembly.), protein MGALRMLLTLALLLAAPLALAADPLSIPAITLSNGADGQQEYSVSLQILLIMTALSFIPAFVILMTSFTRIIIVFSILRQALGLQQTPSNQVLTGMALFLTMFIMAPVFERVNKDAIQPYLAEQMTAQQAIDKAQGPLKDFMLAQTRQSDLDLFMRLSKRTDIAGPDQVPLTILVPAFVTSELKTAFQIGFMIFIPFLIIDMVVASVLMAMGMMMLSPLIISLPFKIMLFVLVDGWALIMGTLAGSFGGV, encoded by the coding sequence ATGGGCGCCTTGCGCATGCTGTTGACCCTGGCGCTGCTGCTGGCCGCGCCGCTGGCCCTGGCCGCCGACCCGCTGTCGATCCCGGCCATCACCTTGTCCAATGGGGCGGACGGGCAGCAGGAGTACTCGGTCAGCCTGCAGATCCTGCTAATCATGACGGCGCTGAGCTTCATTCCGGCGTTCGTCATCCTGATGACCAGCTTCACCCGGATCATCATCGTCTTCTCCATCCTGCGCCAGGCCCTGGGCCTGCAGCAGACGCCATCGAACCAGGTGCTCACGGGCATGGCGCTGTTCCTGACCATGTTCATCATGGCGCCGGTGTTCGAGCGGGTGAACAAGGACGCCATCCAGCCCTACCTGGCCGAGCAGATGACCGCCCAGCAGGCCATCGACAAGGCCCAGGGGCCGCTCAAGGACTTCATGCTGGCGCAGACCCGGCAGAGCGACCTCGACCTGTTCATGCGCCTGTCCAAGCGCACCGACATCGCCGGGCCCGACCAGGTGCCGCTGACTATCCTGGTGCCGGCGTTCGTCACTTCCGAACTCAAGACCGCGTTCCAGATCGGCTTCATGATCTTCATTCCGTTCCTGATCATCGACATGGTGGTCGCCAGCGTGCTGATGGCGATGGGCATGATGATGCTGTCGCCGCTGATCATCTCGTTGCCGTTCAAGATCATGCTGTTCGTGCTGGTCGATGGCTGGGCGCTGATCATGGGCACCCTGGCCGGCAGTTTCGGTGGCGTCTGA
- the fliN gene encoding flagellar motor switch protein FliN, whose protein sequence is MANENEISSPEEQALADEWAAALEETGDAGQADIDALLGGDAGHAGGDRLPMEEFASSPKLNENVSLEGPNLDVILDIPVSISMEVGSTEINIRNLLQLNQGSVIELDRLAGEPLDVLVNGTLIAHGEVVVVNEKFGIRLTDVISPSERIKKLR, encoded by the coding sequence ATGGCTAACGAAAACGAGATCAGCTCCCCCGAGGAACAGGCCCTGGCCGATGAGTGGGCTGCGGCCCTCGAAGAAACCGGCGATGCCGGGCAGGCCGATATCGATGCCCTGCTCGGTGGTGACGCCGGTCACGCCGGTGGTGATCGCCTGCCGATGGAAGAGTTCGCAAGCTCGCCCAAGCTCAACGAGAACGTCAGTCTCGAAGGCCCCAACCTGGATGTGATCCTGGATATTCCGGTGAGCATCTCCATGGAAGTGGGCAGCACCGAGATCAACATCCGCAACCTGCTGCAGCTCAACCAGGGCTCGGTGATCGAGCTCGACCGCCTGGCCGGCGAGCCGCTGGACGTGTTGGTCAACGGCACCCTGATCGCCCACGGCGAGGTGGTGGTGGTCAACGAAAAGTTCGGCATTCGCCTGACCGACGTGATCAGCCCCAGCGAACGTATCAAGAAGCTGCGCTGA
- the fliR gene encoding flagellar biosynthetic protein FliR: MLELTDTQIGTWVATFILPLFRVTALLMTMPIFGTKMLPARVRLYAAVAITVVIVPGLPPLPEIDPLSLRGVLLCGEQIIVGALFGFSLQLLFQAFVVAGQIVAVQMGMAFASMVDPANGVNVAVVSQFMTMLVSVLFLVMNGHLVAFEILTESFTTLPVGNALVVNHFWEMAGRLSWVLGAGLLLILPAIAALLVVNVAFGVMTRAAPQLNIFSIGFPLTLVLGLGIFWVGLADILSHYQALASEALQWLRELARAR; the protein is encoded by the coding sequence ATGCTCGAGCTGACCGACACGCAGATCGGTACCTGGGTCGCCACCTTCATCCTGCCGTTGTTCCGGGTGACGGCGCTGTTGATGACCATGCCGATCTTCGGCACCAAGATGCTGCCGGCGCGGGTGCGCTTGTACGCCGCCGTGGCCATTACCGTGGTGATCGTGCCGGGCCTGCCGCCGCTGCCTGAAATCGACCCGCTGAGCCTGCGCGGGGTGTTGCTGTGCGGGGAGCAGATCATTGTCGGTGCGTTGTTCGGCTTCTCCCTGCAGCTGCTGTTCCAGGCCTTCGTGGTGGCGGGGCAGATCGTCGCGGTGCAGATGGGCATGGCCTTCGCATCGATGGTCGACCCGGCCAACGGCGTCAACGTCGCGGTGGTCAGCCAGTTCATGACCATGCTGGTGAGCGTGCTGTTCCTGGTGATGAACGGCCACTTGGTGGCATTCGAGATCCTCACTGAAAGCTTCACCACCCTGCCGGTGGGCAATGCGCTGGTGGTCAATCATTTCTGGGAAATGGCCGGGCGCCTGAGTTGGGTGCTGGGGGCGGGGCTGTTGCTGATTCTGCCGGCGATCGCCGCGCTGCTGGTGGTCAACGTCGCGTTTGGCGTGATGACGCGGGCGGCGCCGCAACTGAACATCTTTTCCATCGGTTTCCCGCTGACCCTGGTGCTGGGGCTCGGCATCTTCTGGGTCGGCCTGGCCGATATTCTTTCCCACTACCAGGCACTGGCCAGCGAAGCGCTGCAGTGGCTGCGTGAACTGGCACGGGCGCGCTGA
- the fliL gene encoding flagellar basal body-associated protein FliL has product MAKSDAVKDPATKGKLKLILLLVLALLLAVGLSVGATWFFMHKSESAPAVDPAQANVKAAAIYEPLAPAFVVNFNQNGRQRYMQVSITMQGRSQADLEALKVHMPVIRNNLVMMFSGQGFDTLASSPVGQEMLRQKATAVVQEVAQKEVGRPVVDQLLFTNFVLQ; this is encoded by the coding sequence ATGGCGAAGAGCGACGCAGTGAAAGACCCCGCCACTAAAGGCAAACTCAAGCTGATCCTGCTGCTGGTGCTGGCCTTGCTGCTGGCGGTCGGCCTGTCGGTGGGCGCGACCTGGTTCTTCATGCACAAGAGCGAGTCGGCGCCTGCCGTGGACCCGGCCCAGGCCAACGTCAAGGCGGCGGCGATCTATGAACCCCTGGCGCCGGCCTTCGTGGTCAACTTCAACCAGAACGGGCGCCAGCGCTACATGCAGGTGAGCATCACCATGCAGGGTCGTAGCCAGGCGGACCTGGAAGCGCTGAAAGTGCACATGCCGGTCATCCGCAACAACCTGGTCATGATGTTCTCCGGGCAGGGCTTCGACACCCTCGCCAGCAGCCCGGTCGGGCAGGAGATGCTGCGTCAGAAAGCCACCGCGGTGGTGCAGGAAGTGGCGCAGAAAGAAGTCGGCAGGCCGGTCGTCGACCAGCTGCTGTTCACCAATTTCGTATTGCAGTAG